From one Rhodovulum sp. ES.010 genomic stretch:
- the purM gene encoding phosphoribosylformylglycinamidine cyclo-ligase translates to MSERRNGLTYAEAGVDIEAGNRLVDRIKPAARRTARPGVMAGLGGFGALFDLREAGYTDPVLVAATDGVGTKLRIAIDTGALSGVGIDLVAMCVNDLVCQGAEPLFFLDYFATGKLSVDAAAAVVEGIAEGCARAGCALIGGETAEMPGMYAAGDFDLAGFAVGAMERGRDLPAGVSEGDVLLGLASDGVHSNGYSLVRRVVVVAGLGWDAPAPFADGPLGEALLVPTRLYVRPALAAIREGGVHALAHITGGGLTENLPRVLPEGLGAELDLSAWDLPPVFRWLAQTAGLDESELLKTFNAGIGMVLAVAPDRAGPLSEVLAGMGERVVEIGRVVPGAGVAYRGRLL, encoded by the coding sequence ATGAGCGAGCGCAGGAACGGCCTCACCTATGCCGAGGCTGGGGTGGATATCGAGGCGGGCAACAGGCTGGTTGATCGGATCAAGCCCGCCGCAAGGCGCACGGCGCGGCCCGGCGTGATGGCTGGGCTTGGCGGCTTCGGCGCGCTTTTCGACCTCCGGGAGGCGGGCTATACCGACCCGGTGCTCGTCGCGGCCACGGATGGCGTCGGTACCAAGCTGCGCATCGCGATCGATACCGGCGCGCTGTCGGGGGTGGGCATCGACCTCGTGGCGATGTGCGTGAACGACTTGGTGTGCCAGGGGGCGGAACCCCTCTTCTTCCTGGACTATTTCGCGACCGGCAAGCTGTCCGTCGACGCGGCGGCCGCCGTGGTCGAAGGCATTGCCGAGGGTTGCGCGCGGGCGGGGTGCGCGCTGATTGGTGGCGAGACGGCCGAGATGCCGGGAATGTATGCCGCGGGCGATTTCGACCTGGCCGGGTTTGCCGTGGGCGCGATGGAACGCGGCAGGGACCTGCCGGCCGGCGTGTCCGAGGGGGACGTCCTGTTGGGCCTCGCGTCGGACGGTGTGCACTCCAACGGCTATTCGCTGGTGCGCAGGGTGGTCGTGGTCGCGGGCCTCGGCTGGGATGCACCTGCGCCCTTCGCCGACGGTCCCCTGGGCGAGGCTCTGCTGGTGCCCACACGGCTTTACGTCCGGCCGGCGCTCGCTGCGATACGGGAAGGCGGGGTGCATGCGCTGGCGCATATCACTGGCGGCGGCCTGACCGAGAACCTGCCCCGCGTGCTGCCCGAGGGGCTGGGGGCCGAGCTTGACCTGTCGGCCTGGGACCTGCCGCCGGTTTTCCGCTGGCTTGCCCAGACCGCCGGCCTGGACGAGTCCGAACTGCTCAAGACCTTCAACGCCGGCATCGGCATGGTGCTTGCGGTGGCGCCCGATCGGGCCGGTCCGCTTTCCGAAGTCCTCGCGGGCATGGGCGAGAGAGTGGTCGAAATCGGTCGCGTCGTGCCGGGCGCAGGGGTCGCCTACCGGGGCAGGCTGTTGTGA
- the purN gene encoding phosphoribosylglycinamide formyltransferase — protein MKRVAILVSGSGSNMVALAESMVGDHPARPVLVLSNVPGAGGLARAAALGIPTAVVDHRPFGKDRAAFEAALQAELEAARPDILCLAGFMRVLTEGFVGRWQGRMLNIHPSLLPKYRGLDTHGRAIEAGDTEAGCTVHEVTAELDGGPILGQARVPVLPGDSPEALATRVLPMEHRLYPAVLRRFAAGDRRPVTLP, from the coding sequence GTGAAGCGCGTTGCGATCCTGGTCTCGGGGAGCGGGTCGAACATGGTCGCGCTGGCCGAGAGCATGGTCGGCGACCACCCCGCGCGGCCGGTGCTGGTGCTGTCGAACGTGCCCGGCGCGGGCGGGCTGGCCCGGGCAGCGGCCCTTGGTATCCCCACGGCAGTCGTCGATCACCGGCCTTTCGGCAAGGACCGCGCCGCGTTCGAGGCGGCGCTGCAGGCAGAGCTTGAAGCGGCCCGACCCGACATTCTCTGTCTTGCGGGGTTCATGCGGGTGTTGACCGAGGGCTTCGTGGGCCGTTGGCAGGGCCGCATGCTGAACATCCATCCCTCGCTGCTTCCGAAATATCGCGGGCTCGACACCCATGGCCGCGCCATCGAGGCGGGCGATACCGAGGCGGGCTGCACCGTGCACGAAGTGACGGCCGAACTCGACGGCGGCCCGATCCTCGGCCAGGCGCGGGTGCCGGTCTTACCGGGCGACTCGCCCGAGGCCCTCGCCACGCGGGTTCTGCCTATGGAACACCGGCTGTACCCCGCCGTGCTTCGCCGTTTCGCCGCGGGCGACCGGCGCCCGGTGACGCTGCCCTGA
- the cueR gene encoding Cu(I)-responsive transcriptional regulator, with the protein MNIGQVAERTGLPAKTIRYYEDIGLILPHRDANGYRRFCETDLHNLAFLARARSLGFTIEECRALLALYADKGRASADVKRIARDHLAQIDAKIGELRAMRATLSELVESCAGDDRPDCPILKGLAGERG; encoded by the coding sequence ATGAATATCGGTCAGGTGGCAGAGCGGACCGGCCTTCCGGCCAAGACGATCCGCTATTACGAGGATATCGGCCTGATCCTGCCGCATCGCGACGCGAACGGCTATCGCCGCTTTTGCGAAACAGACCTGCACAACCTCGCCTTCCTGGCCCGGGCGCGGTCCCTGGGCTTTACCATCGAGGAATGCCGCGCGCTCCTGGCGCTTTATGCCGACAAGGGCCGGGCGAGCGCCGACGTCAAGCGGATCGCCCGGGACCACCTTGCGCAGATCGACGCCAAGATCGGCGAGTTGCGCGCGATGCGGGCGACGCTCTCGGAACTGGTGGAGTCCTGTGCGGGCGACGACCGGCCGGATTGCCCGATCCTGAAGGGGCTCGCTGGGGAGCGGGGCTAG
- the rnd gene encoding ribonuclease D has product MKTLTTTEALVAFCDRAANAPYVTIDTEFLRERTYYAKLCLVQMAIPSADGTDGEAVLVDPLEGSLSLDPLYALFRNESVVKVFHAARQDLEIFFTEGNVFPEPLFDTQVAAMVCGFGEQVGYETLVRKIAKASLDKTSRFTDWSRRPLSEAQKAYALADVTHLRVIYEHLAADLERTGRAKWLREELGVLTDPETYVVKPSEAWKRVKTRTHSGKFLALVRELARFREGYAQARNIPRNRVFKDDALLELASTKPRSFEDLSRSRLLLREARRGEIAEGIIAAVTAALDTPPEDYPKMPGGNAKMQVNPALADLLRVLLKAKSEQAGVAQKLIATAADLDAIAAGRRDVPALRGWRHEVFGADALRLCDGEIALAAKGSNVEVVRL; this is encoded by the coding sequence ATGAAGACATTGACCACGACCGAGGCGTTGGTCGCCTTTTGCGACCGCGCGGCGAACGCGCCTTATGTGACGATCGATACCGAGTTCCTGCGCGAGCGCACCTATTACGCCAAGCTGTGTCTCGTGCAGATGGCGATTCCGTCCGCCGATGGCACCGACGGCGAGGCCGTGCTGGTCGACCCGCTAGAAGGCAGCCTTTCGCTCGACCCGCTTTATGCGCTTTTCCGCAACGAAAGCGTCGTCAAGGTGTTCCACGCGGCGCGTCAGGACCTCGAGATATTCTTCACCGAAGGCAATGTCTTTCCCGAGCCGCTCTTCGACACCCAGGTCGCCGCGATGGTTTGCGGCTTCGGCGAGCAGGTCGGCTACGAGACGCTGGTGCGCAAGATCGCCAAGGCGAGCTTGGATAAGACCTCGCGCTTCACCGACTGGTCGCGCCGGCCCTTGTCCGAGGCGCAGAAGGCCTATGCACTGGCCGATGTCACCCATCTGCGGGTGATCTACGAGCATCTTGCCGCCGACCTCGAACGCACCGGCCGGGCCAAGTGGCTGCGCGAGGAACTGGGTGTGCTGACCGACCCCGAAACCTATGTCGTCAAGCCGTCCGAGGCGTGGAAGCGCGTCAAGACGCGCACCCATTCGGGCAAGTTTCTTGCGCTGGTGCGCGAACTGGCCCGGTTCCGCGAGGGCTATGCACAGGCGCGCAACATCCCGCGCAACCGGGTGTTCAAGGACGACGCGCTCCTGGAACTGGCCTCGACCAAGCCGCGAAGCTTCGAGGACCTGTCGCGCTCCCGCTTGCTGCTGCGCGAGGCACGGCGGGGCGAGATCGCCGAAGGCATCATCGCCGCGGTGACGGCGGCGCTGGACACCCCGCCCGAGGACTATCCCAAGATGCCGGGCGGCAATGCCAAGATGCAGGTGAACCCGGCGCTGGCCGATCTCTTGCGAGTGCTCTTGAAGGCGAAATCGGAGCAGGCAGGGGTGGCGCAGAAGCTGATCGCCACGGCCGCCGATCTCGACGCGATCGCGGCGGGGCGGCGCGACGTGCCCGCACTCCGGGGCTGGCGTCACGAGGTGTTCGGGGCAGATGCGCTGCGGCTTTGCGACGGCGAAATCGCGCTTGCCGCGAAAGGCAGCAATGTCGAGGTGGTCCGTCTGTGA